A genomic region of Pelodiscus sinensis isolate JC-2024 chromosome 1, ASM4963464v1, whole genome shotgun sequence contains the following coding sequences:
- the LOC112545146 gene encoding olfactory receptor 52N4-like codes for MATFNLTPADPSTFILIGIPGLEAAHIWVSIPFSVFYIMGLLGNFMFLFVVGKEQTLHKPMYLLICMLALTDIGMSTCVVPKALCIFWFNLRDITLVGCFTQTFFLYMVSIMYSAVLVMMAFDRYVAICNPLRYTTILTNARIAKLGFVGLMRAVLFILPEPVLLSRLPFCANQMIPNTYCDHITVAKISCGDITFNKIYGLLIAFVVIGFDLTLIALSYSLIIRAVLRISSKKAHPKALNTCTAHICVILISYSSCLFSSLTQRFGQGITLHVHVILANVYVIIPPMLNPIIYGVKIKEFRDKVSKYTCRI; via the coding sequence ATGGCAACTTTCAACCTCACTCCTGCTGACCCTTCAACATTCATCCTAAtaggcatccctggcctggaagctGCTCATATCTGGGTTTCCATCCCATTCTCCGTGTTCTATATTATGGGCCTGTTGGGAAATTTTATGTTTCTGTTTGTGGTAGGCaaagagcagaccctgcacaagcCGATGTACCTGCTGATCTGCATGCTGGCGCTCACCGACATTGGCATGTCCACCTGCGTCGTGCCTAAAGCTTTAtgtatattttggttcaatttgaGAGACATTACCCTGGTTGGCTGCTTCACCCAGACATTCTTCCTTTACATGGTTTCTATTATGTACTCAGCAGTCCTTGTCATGATGGCTTTTGATCGCTATGTGGCCATATGTAACCCTCTGAGATACACCACCATCCTTACCAATGCACGAATCGCTAAGCTTGGATTTGTGGGTTTGATGAGAGCTGTTCTCTTCATTCTGCCAGAGCCTGTACTCCTGAGCAGGCTGCCGTTCTGTGCCAATCAAATGATCCCAAACACATACTGCGACCACATAACTGTGGCAAAAATATCATGTGGGGACATCACATTCAACAAGATATATGGCCTGTTGATAGCATTTGTAGTTATTGGCTTTGATCTGACGCTCATTGCCCTGTCCTACAGTCTGATCATCAGGGCCGTCCTCAGAATTTCCTCCAAGAAAGCTCATCCgaaagccctcaacacctgcacAGCCCATATCTGTGTGATTCTGATTTCTTATAGTTCCTGCCTCTTCTCCAGTCTTACACAGCGGTTCGGTCAGGGCATCACTCTCCATGTTCACGTCATCTTGGCTAACGTCTATGTCATCAtcccccccatgctcaacccAATCATTTATGGGGTCAAAATCAAAGAATTTCGTGACAAAGTGAGCAAATACACCTGCAGAATCTGA